The genomic segment AAGAAATATCTTTTAAATTCAACTCCTCCACTATACTTTCCAATACTTCTATCATTTTTGATAACTCTATGACATGGAAAAATTAATGGTAAATGATTTGAAGCCATAATAGACCCAACAGCACGTGCTGCATATGGATAGCCAGATAATATTGCTAATTCTTTATATGAAACAACCTGTCCAAATTTTACTTTTTTTAAAGCCATTAAAACATCTTTTTCAAATTCGTTTTTATAATAAAGTTTATACGGAATTTCATCCAATACGTCATTTCCTTCTAAATATTCCTTAATTTTATAATAAAAATTTGCAGTATAAACATCATGAAAATTACCCAATTTTTCCTTAGAAAATTCTATTCCCACAATTTTATTACTTTTCACAAACCCTATTATACTACCAAAAACTATATTTATAACAAATTTATACATCAAACTATCCCCCTTGTTATTATTCTATTGTAGTATACCAGAAAAACTTTTATATTCATATACTAATATATTTCAAATATTACCAAATATTCCTTAATATTGTTTAAAAATATCTTGTTATGAAATTTTTTTCATGGTTATATATTTTAATTAAATATTTAGTTTTTTAAATGAAATAATGTTATAATTACAATAATAGAATTATTTAAAAGGAGGGATTGTATGACTACTGGATTTTTAGGTACCTTATTATGGTGGATTTTTATTTTCTACATATTAATGGGACCACAAATGAAGTTTGCACAATTAATCGCTGGAAGAAAAGCTTTATTATCCTCATTATCGAAAAAAAGAAACTCTACTGTTATTACTTTAATTCACAGACAAGAAAGTATGGGTTTTTTAGGTTTTCCTTTTTATAAATATATAAATGTTGAGGATAGCGAAGAGATTTTAAGAGCTATTAGAAAAGCACCAAAGGATAAACCTATTGATTTAATTATACATACACCAGGTGGACTCGTTTTAGCTGCAACACAAATCGCTAAAGCTTTACATGATCATCCAGCCGAAACAAGAGTTATTGTTCCACATTATGCTATGAGTGGCGGAACATTAATTTCTTTAGCTGCAGACCAAATTATTATGGATAAACATGCTGTGTTAGGTCCTGTTGATCCACAATTAGGTCAAAACCCTGCACCAAGTATTGTTAAAGCTGTAGAACAAAAAGGTGTGGATAAAGTTGATGATCAAACATTAATATTAGCAGATGTTGCAAAAAAATCTATATCTCAAGTTCAAAGATTTATTTTTAATGTTTTAAAGAATAATATGGATGAAGAAAAAGCTAAAGAATTATCTCAAACATTAACTGAAGGAAGATGGACACATGATTATCCAATAACAGTTGAAGAAGCTAAAGAACTTGGATTAAATATTTCAACAGACATGCCTGAAGAAGTATATGCACTAATGGATTTATATTCACAACCAATTAGACAAAGAGGAACTGTGGAATTTGTATCATATACAAATAAAAAATAGAATTTCAATTTAAAAGTATTTTTTTAATTAATGAAATCTTAAAATTTTCCAAAAAATTTAAGTAAAACAGGGCAATTTCCACATGGTGGAAGTTGCCCTATTTAAAAAACAAAAATCTTTTCTTAGTTGGATGTAAATGTTTTAATCTCTTTATTCCTTCTAAAACTTGATAATTTACACTATCTTTTTCGAAATTACCATGCTCATCTATTTTTCCAGCCTTTATACCAGTCATTATTTCTATTGCTTCATCAACATTTTTTACTGAATATATATGGAATTTTCCATTTATTATCGCTTCTTCCACTTCATCATTTAACACCAAATTTTTTATATTTTGACATGGTATTATTACTCCTTGTTCTCCTGTTAATCCTTGTATTTTACAAACATTATAGAATCCTTCAACTTTTTCTATAATTCCACCTACTGGCTGAATATTTCCATTTTGATCTATTGATCCTGTAACTGCTATATTTTGGTTAATAGGAATTTGTGAAACTGCTGAAATTAATGATAATACTTCAGCCAATGACGCACTGTCTCCTTCAAGCATTGAATATACCTGTTCAAAACTTATTGATGCTGAAAATACCATATGTTCATCAAGATGATATTTTGAATAGAAATAATTTTCTATTATCATTGTAGATTTTCTGTGTATTTTACCACTAAGATCTGCATCTCTTTGTATGTCAAGCAAACCTGCTTGTTTTGCAGAATATACTTTTGCTGTGATTTTTACAGGAACTCCAAAAGAATAGGAATCTACTTCCATTACTGTTAAACCATTTATTTGTCCTATTTTTTTACCTTTTGTTTCTAAAATTAATTGCCCATCTTTTATTGATTCCATTATTTTATCTTTATATAATGAAAACATATTTTCATGTTTTTTTATTGCCTCTTTTACTGAATTACCATCTACATACGGAATGGTATCACTATATCTTTCTGATATATAATTAGATTCTAAAAT from the Marinitoga hydrogenitolerans DSM 16785 genome contains:
- a CDS encoding methylated-DNA--[protein]-cysteine S-methyltransferase, with product MYKFVINIVFGSIIGFVKSNKIVGIEFSKEKLGNFHDVYTANFYYKIKEYLEGNDVLDEIPYKLYYKNEFEKDVLMALKKVKFGQVVSYKELAILSGYPYAARAVGSIMASNHLPLIFPCHRVIKNDRSIGKYSGGVEFKRYFLEIEGIKIKGDKVYKKL
- a CDS encoding SDH family Clp fold serine proteinase, producing MTTGFLGTLLWWIFIFYILMGPQMKFAQLIAGRKALLSSLSKKRNSTVITLIHRQESMGFLGFPFYKYINVEDSEEILRAIRKAPKDKPIDLIIHTPGGLVLAATQIAKALHDHPAETRVIVPHYAMSGGTLISLAADQIIMDKHAVLGPVDPQLGQNPAPSIVKAVEQKGVDKVDDQTLILADVAKKSISQVQRFIFNVLKNNMDEEKAKELSQTLTEGRWTHDYPITVEEAKELGLNISTDMPEEVYALMDLYSQPIRQRGTVEFVSYTNKK